The following are encoded in a window of Streptomyces antimycoticus genomic DNA:
- a CDS encoding IS982 family transposase: MTTSLDALLAALYVFIDDHVAPCRRIGRPPKLTDAELLCLAVAQVLLGFPSTRHWIRFAHARLGHLFRYLPQQSAYNKRLNAAGPLISTVIEALARQVPSWHDDLRLIDSTPLPCAASRETVKRSDLAGHAGYGYCRSHSRFFWGFRLYLLTTAEGMPISWCLANPKLGEREVMCALLERDHHLLRSGQVILADKGFAGREFEAFLTERLGVHLVRPDRKDEPIRHGRLARVRQWIEAVIDTLKGQLSLEQHGGRTRAGVFARTGQRLLALAAAIWHNWTTGAKIKRSLIAYDH, from the coding sequence GTGACTACCAGCCTGGACGCCCTTCTGGCGGCACTGTACGTGTTCATCGACGACCATGTGGCTCCCTGTCGCCGGATCGGGCGACCTCCAAAACTGACGGACGCCGAACTGCTGTGCCTGGCGGTTGCCCAGGTCCTGCTGGGCTTCCCTTCCACACGGCACTGGATTCGCTTCGCCCACGCCCGGCTCGGGCACTTGTTTCGCTACCTGCCCCAGCAGTCCGCCTACAACAAGCGGCTCAACGCCGCCGGACCGCTGATCAGCACCGTGATCGAGGCACTGGCCAGGCAGGTGCCGAGCTGGCACGACGACCTGCGGCTGATCGACTCCACCCCACTGCCGTGTGCGGCCTCCCGCGAGACGGTCAAACGCTCCGACCTGGCCGGGCACGCCGGATACGGCTACTGCCGCAGCCACTCCCGCTTTTTCTGGGGCTTCCGGCTCTACCTGCTGACCACCGCCGAGGGCATGCCGATCTCCTGGTGCCTGGCCAACCCCAAGCTCGGCGAGCGGGAGGTGATGTGCGCGTTGCTGGAACGCGACCACCACCTCCTCCGCAGCGGGCAGGTGATCCTTGCGGACAAGGGCTTCGCCGGGCGGGAGTTCGAGGCGTTCCTCACCGAGCGCCTGGGCGTCCATCTGGTACGGCCGGACCGCAAGGACGAGCCGATCCGGCACGGCCGCCTCGCCCGCGTCCGCCAGTGGATCGAAGCCGTCATCGACACCCTCAAAGGGCAGCTCAGCCTGGAACAACACGGCGGCAGAACCCGGGCCGGAGTCTTCGCCCGCACCGGCCAACGACTCCTCGCCCTCGCCGCCGCCATCTGGCACAACTGGACCACCGGCGCCAAGATCAAACGATCCCTGATCGCCTACGACCACTGA
- a CDS encoding ASCH domain-containing protein, with amino-acid sequence MSTARPVLPEGDWIRGISIKQPWATCILTGTKTIENRSGKRRPGWKPGWVLLHAGQQIDRPALRIPLVARTIHGRQMPTGAVIGVARITDCHQDAEGSPPCTEWAQAGAWHLVLADVQELALPVPAGGQLGPWKPSPDLVAQVLQQLPAFRP; translated from the coding sequence ATGAGCACCGCCAGGCCCGTACTGCCGGAAGGCGACTGGATCCGCGGCATCAGCATCAAGCAGCCGTGGGCCACCTGCATCCTCACCGGCACCAAGACGATCGAGAACCGCTCCGGGAAGCGGAGGCCGGGATGGAAACCGGGCTGGGTGCTGCTGCACGCGGGCCAGCAGATCGACCGGCCCGCGCTGCGCATCCCGCTGGTCGCCCGCACCATCCACGGCCGCCAGATGCCGACCGGCGCCGTGATCGGAGTCGCCCGCATCACCGACTGCCACCAGGACGCCGAAGGCTCCCCGCCCTGCACGGAATGGGCGCAGGCCGGCGCGTGGCACCTGGTACTCGCCGACGTCCAGGAGCTCGCCCTGCCCGTCCCCGCCGGCGGACAGCTCGGTCCCTGGAAGCCGTCGCCGGACCTGGTGGCGCAGGTGCTCCAGCAGCTGCCCGCCTTCCGGCCGTGA
- a CDS encoding GGDEF domain-containing protein: protein MNSAPRAQARIGQRTLLLTAAVPVTGWTVHAIVLHRRLAAAKKDPLTGLLYRDAYTARSRQILRRHGDDVYVVMVDQDHLKDVNDWFGYHAGDTALCATADRLTAWAGPRASVGRLGGDEFAVVLPLPRGRRDVRLAQLMRMLHTPVTLEDGLAVDVAASAGAATPETIGTRDLRLLQRAADAALYDGKHSGRAHLATTEHATLPSINGRRAGRPGTHLWGRAA from the coding sequence ATGAACTCCGCCCCGCGTGCACAGGCCCGAATCGGGCAGCGCACACTGTTACTGACCGCGGCCGTCCCGGTGACCGGCTGGACGGTCCATGCCATCGTCCTGCACCGGCGCCTGGCCGCCGCGAAGAAGGACCCGCTCACCGGGCTGCTGTATCGCGACGCGTACACCGCCCGGTCTCGGCAGATACTGCGCCGCCACGGCGATGACGTATACGTGGTCATGGTCGACCAGGACCACTTGAAGGACGTCAACGACTGGTTTGGCTATCATGCCGGGGACACGGCGCTGTGCGCGACCGCTGACCGGCTCACGGCCTGGGCCGGGCCCCGCGCCTCGGTCGGCAGGCTGGGCGGTGACGAGTTCGCCGTCGTACTGCCCCTGCCACGCGGCCGCCGCGATGTCCGCCTCGCGCAGCTGATGCGGATGCTGCACACCCCGGTCACCCTCGAGGACGGCCTGGCCGTCGACGTCGCCGCCTCGGCCGGCGCTGCGACCCCAGAGACGATCGGCACCCGCGACCTGCGCCTGCTGCAGCGGGCCGCCGACGCGGCCCTCTACGACGGCAAGCACTCCGGCCGCGCGCACCTCGCCACCACAGAGCACGCGACGCTGCCGTCCATCAACGGCCGGCGCGCGGGACGCCCGGGCACGCACCTGTGGGGGCGAGCCGCATGA
- a CDS encoding helix-turn-helix domain-containing protein: MDEETQSTMAAVGPRLKGLRTQRSLSLTALAEATGISLSTLSRLESGQRRPTLELLLPLARELRVDIGQLIGAPQTGDPRLHLQPVTRHGMTMLPLTRRAGSLQAYKLIISPKMRSPDPEQASHEGYEWIYVLDGRLRLVLGDNDLIMGPGEAAEFDTRTPHWFGNADEHPVEILSLLGHQGERAHLRARTVPPTERTPN, translated from the coding sequence ATGGATGAGGAAACACAGTCGACGATGGCCGCGGTCGGCCCCCGCCTGAAAGGGCTGCGCACCCAGCGCAGCCTTTCCCTGACAGCCCTGGCCGAGGCCACCGGGATCTCACTCAGCACGCTCTCGCGCCTGGAGTCGGGCCAGCGTCGCCCCACCCTTGAATTGCTGCTGCCCCTGGCCCGGGAGCTGCGCGTGGACATCGGCCAGCTCATCGGCGCGCCGCAGACGGGCGACCCCCGCCTGCACCTGCAGCCTGTCACCCGCCACGGCATGACCATGCTCCCGCTCACCAGGCGTGCGGGAAGCCTGCAAGCCTACAAACTGATCATCTCGCCAAAAATGCGCTCACCCGATCCCGAGCAGGCCAGCCACGAAGGCTACGAATGGATCTACGTCCTCGACGGCCGACTGCGCCTGGTCCTGGGCGACAACGACCTGATCATGGGCCCCGGAGAAGCCGCCGAATTCGACACCCGCACCCCCCATTGGTTCGGCAACGCCGACGAACACCCCGTCGAAATCCTCAGCCTCCTCGGCCACCAAGGTGAACGCGCGCACCTCCGCGCCCGCACCGTCCCGCCAACTGAGCGCACACCGAACTGA
- a CDS encoding MFS transporter: MSHDSRTEVPDAQRAVAPPGVAMAVRRGSVTLAVVILVLTQLMFVVDTSIVNVALPDIGHELGFSSAGLSWVVTAYALTFGGLILLSGKVGSMIGPRRALILGVIVFVIASVAGGLAPSAGVLVAARALQGVGAAMAAPSVMVLLMGITTPGPQRSRAMAMFVLAVGAGAAVGLLAGGVLTQTLGWQWVMFVNAPIGLVVLLGAVRNLPEMERRRTSLDIGGATASILTMVALVFAFTSAADRGWSSPVVVGSFAVAALALAALVVRERRHPHPVMPLAFFSSMRSAGPLLSMLVVPAGQVGFLFFTTLLTQQVLGFTPIQTGLALVPFTVGLIATNQLTPWLLPRLGERVIGSTGLAGLVLGIAWMALVAADADANTSIVTVLLPSILLGAGAGATFAPVTAVIMHQAPAEHISAAASLNQGLQQLGGGMGLAVLTSVLSATGGLEGGLGATLLATAAFPLTGLLLFGLWARRIPAPDNTPA, translated from the coding sequence ATGAGTCACGACAGCAGAACCGAGGTGCCGGACGCGCAGCGGGCCGTGGCACCGCCCGGAGTGGCGATGGCGGTGCGCCGCGGTTCGGTGACGCTGGCCGTGGTGATCTTGGTTCTGACGCAGCTGATGTTCGTCGTGGACACCTCGATCGTGAACGTGGCCCTGCCCGACATTGGTCACGAGCTGGGCTTCTCCAGCGCGGGCCTGTCCTGGGTGGTCACCGCCTACGCGCTGACCTTCGGCGGCCTGATCCTGCTCAGCGGCAAAGTCGGCTCCATGATCGGCCCCCGCCGCGCTCTGATCCTGGGCGTCATCGTCTTCGTGATCGCCTCCGTCGCCGGGGGGCTCGCGCCCTCCGCCGGGGTCTTGGTGGCGGCGCGAGCACTGCAGGGAGTGGGCGCGGCCATGGCGGCACCCAGCGTGATGGTGCTGCTGATGGGGATCACCACGCCGGGCCCGCAGCGCTCTCGGGCCATGGCGATGTTCGTCCTGGCCGTCGGCGCAGGAGCCGCGGTCGGGCTGCTGGCGGGCGGAGTGCTGACGCAGACACTGGGCTGGCAGTGGGTGATGTTCGTCAACGCCCCCATCGGGCTGGTGGTGCTGCTGGGAGCGGTGCGCAACCTGCCGGAGATGGAACGCCGGCGCACCTCGCTGGACATCGGCGGCGCCACGGCCTCGATCCTGACGATGGTGGCGCTGGTGTTCGCCTTCACCTCAGCCGCGGACCGCGGCTGGAGCAGCCCGGTGGTCGTCGGGTCGTTCGCCGTCGCCGCCCTCGCACTCGCGGCCCTGGTCGTGCGTGAGCGCCGGCATCCGCATCCGGTGATGCCGCTGGCGTTCTTCTCCTCCATGCGCAGCGCCGGCCCCCTGCTGTCGATGTTGGTCGTCCCGGCCGGGCAGGTCGGCTTCCTGTTCTTCACCACCCTGCTCACCCAGCAGGTGCTCGGCTTCACCCCGATCCAGACCGGTCTTGCCCTGGTGCCCTTCACCGTCGGCCTGATCGCCACCAACCAGCTCACCCCCTGGCTGCTGCCGCGCCTGGGCGAGCGCGTCATCGGCAGTACGGGCCTTGCCGGACTGGTTCTGGGCATCGCCTGGATGGCGCTGGTGGCCGCCGACGCCGACGCGAACACCTCGATCGTCACCGTGCTGCTGCCCTCGATCCTGCTCGGCGCGGGCGCCGGCGCCACCTTCGCCCCCGTCACCGCCGTGATCATGCACCAGGCCCCCGCCGAGCACATCAGCGCCGCCGCCAGCCTCAACCAGGGCCTGCAACAGCTTGGCGGCGGTATGGGCCTGGCCGTCCTGACCAGCGTGCTGTCCGCCACCGGCGGCCTGGAGGGCGGTCTGGGAGCAACCCTGCTCGCGACCGCCGCCTTCCCCCTGACCGGCCTGCTCCTGTTCGGCCTCTGGGCACGCCGCATCCCCGCCCCCGACAACACCCCCGCATGA
- a CDS encoding class I SAM-dependent methyltransferase, with the protein MSNTDPRYEAAFWDQRYNRPNPLWSGQPNPALVEEVTALVPGTALEAGCGEGADAIWLAQAGWQVTGTDFSAQALARAAEHTPTVLAGRLTWQQTDIRTWTPDDDAPRYDLVAASFLHFPSPLRRAVFAALAARVASNGHLVIIGHHPSDLDTAMPRPPEPDIFYTADDLIDDLPATAWKAVTRTARPRTATTPDGRQVTIHDTVLTAQRTQ; encoded by the coding sequence ATGAGTAACACCGATCCGCGCTACGAAGCCGCGTTCTGGGACCAGCGCTACAACCGCCCCAACCCGTTGTGGAGCGGGCAGCCCAACCCTGCCCTCGTTGAAGAAGTCACCGCGCTCGTACCCGGCACCGCGCTGGAAGCAGGATGCGGTGAGGGCGCCGACGCCATCTGGCTGGCCCAGGCAGGCTGGCAGGTCACCGGCACCGACTTCTCCGCCCAGGCCCTCGCCCGCGCAGCCGAGCACACCCCGACCGTGCTCGCCGGACGCCTCACCTGGCAACAGACCGACATCCGTACCTGGACACCCGACGACGACGCACCCCGCTACGACCTGGTCGCCGCCTCCTTCCTCCACTTCCCCTCACCGCTGCGCCGCGCCGTCTTCGCCGCCCTCGCCGCACGGGTGGCCAGCAACGGACATCTGGTGATCATCGGCCACCACCCCAGCGACCTAGACACCGCGATGCCCCGCCCGCCCGAGCCCGACATCTTCTACACCGCCGACGACCTCATCGACGACCTCCCCGCAACCGCCTGGAAGGCCGTCACCCGCACCGCCCGCCCCCGCACCGCCACCACACCCGACGGCCGGCAGGTCACCATCCACGACACCGTCCTGACCGCCCAGCGCACCCAGTAA
- a CDS encoding SDR family NAD(P)-dependent oxidoreductase: protein MHHDLTQQTALVTGATAGIGRATALALAARGADIIVHGRDEQRAADTLQRITALGAKARFEPADLSDPAQVTALAERAGQVDILVNNAGIFHFARTADTTPDTFDAHIAINLRAPYLLVQALAPSMTERGHGAIINVSSGAADTPGLGSGIYGATKAALESLTRVWAAEYGPAGVRVNAVAAGPTRTEGTAAYGEAFESAGQAVALQRLADPEEIAGAIAFMASPDASYVNGATLSAMGGQPALG, encoded by the coding sequence ATGCACCACGACCTCACCCAGCAGACCGCCCTGGTCACCGGCGCCACCGCCGGCATCGGACGGGCCACCGCCCTGGCCCTGGCCGCCCGCGGCGCCGACATCATCGTCCACGGCCGCGACGAGCAGCGCGCCGCCGACACCCTCCAGCGCATCACTGCCCTTGGGGCCAAGGCCCGCTTCGAGCCCGCCGACCTGTCCGACCCCGCGCAGGTGACAGCTCTGGCCGAACGCGCCGGACAGGTCGACATCCTGGTCAACAACGCGGGCATCTTCCACTTCGCCCGCACCGCCGACACCACCCCCGACACCTTCGACGCCCACATCGCCATCAACCTGCGCGCCCCCTACCTCCTCGTCCAGGCCCTCGCCCCCTCAATGACCGAGCGCGGACACGGCGCCATCATCAACGTCAGCAGCGGCGCCGCTGATACCCCCGGCCTCGGCAGCGGCATCTACGGAGCCACCAAAGCCGCCCTGGAATCCCTCACCCGCGTCTGGGCCGCCGAATACGGCCCCGCCGGAGTCCGCGTCAACGCCGTCGCCGCAGGCCCCACCCGCACCGAAGGCACCGCCGCCTACGGCGAAGCCTTCGAATCCGCCGGACAAGCCGTCGCTCTTCAGCGCCTCGCCGACCCCGAGGAAATCGCAGGAGCCATCGCCTTCATGGCCTCCCCCGACGCCAGCTACGTCAACGGCGCCACCCTCAGCGCCATGGGCGGCCAACCCGCTCTCGGATAG